The Deltaproteobacteria bacterium genomic interval GAAACGCAAAAGCGAGGTAATACAATGGATAGAGCTTCTAAAGGAAAAAAGCAAGCCTTAAAGATGGCATTGACGGCGGCAATCGCGCCCGTTATTATAATGGTAACGGCTGCGGCTTCGTTTGCGGCTAACGGCACGGATACGCCGATAGAGCAGCGCATAATAAAGATAGAGGGCTCTATCGACAAGCCGCGCGTCATATTCATAGTGCCAAGGGCAAGGCTAGTAAGGCAGGAACCCGGCAAGAGCGGGTTTTCAAGGGAGTTATCGGTACCGGCGCACCCTGGCATCGGCGGCAAACAAACGCCCGGGAGCGGCACCGGCAAGGTTAACAACTAAAACAACACTCATCAGAAGGAGGTCATATGGAATCTTTAGCCGCATTTTTCAAGGACGGCGGCCTGTTCATGTACATCATTTTGTTCGTCCTGGCCGTCGGTATCGCGATAACGGTAGAGCGCGTCATACACCTTGTGTTCAAGTACTCGATAAACTCAGAAGAGCTCTGGGCGAGGATAAAAAAGGCCGTTTTGGAAAACGACGTTGCAAAGGCCAGGGCCTTCTGCTCATCTAGCACGGCCCCTGTGGCAAGGCTCTTCGAAAGGGCCCTTGCCTCGCACGGCAAGGGTGAAAGAGAGATACAAAACGCGGTAGACGAGGTCTCCATGGAGCTTATCCCGCTTGTCGAAAAACGTGTGTCGTATCTTGCGATGGTCGCAAACGTCGCGACCCTTCTCGGGCTTCTTGGCACGATACAGGGCCTCGTGCAGGCATTCCAGGCGGTCGGTAACGCCGACCCCTCGCAAAAGGCTACACTTCTGGCCTCGGGCATATCCATAGCCCTCTACACAACGGCCCTTGGATTAATCGTCGCAATACCGATGCTTGTTGCGTACTCGATACTGCAGACACGCTCCAACAAGCTTAACGACGAGATAGACGCGTATTCGGTAAAGATAATAAACCTGCTCATAAAACAGCACTCTGAGAGAAGAAGCGGAGCAAGGGACAGTGGCCAGGAAGCCCAGTCGTAGAAGACGCCCTAACCCGCACGGCGAAGAGCTCGACCTTACGGCGGTGATGAACCTGTTTATGGTTCTCATACCGTTTCTGCTCCTCTCTGCCGTGTTCGCAAAAACGGTGTCCATAGACATCGTGCTGCCTACTGGCTCGGCCGCACAGGCGGCAGCGCCATCGGAGCCGCTTACCGTGACCATGAAGAAAAGCGGCATCCTCGTTGGCGGCATAGGGCGCGCCATTCCTTTCCTTGAAAGAAAAAGCGGCAAATACGACTTCGAGACACTCAACAAAAGACTCTTCGAATTGAAGCGCCAGCACCCCGCCAAGGAAGACATAGTGCTTTTATTTCCAAAGGACGCGGCCTATAACGACGTCATAAGGCTGATGGACTCGA includes:
- a CDS encoding MotA/TolQ/ExbB proton channel family protein, with amino-acid sequence MESLAAFFKDGGLFMYIILFVLAVGIAITVERVIHLVFKYSINSEELWARIKKAVLENDVAKARAFCSSSTAPVARLFERALASHGKGEREIQNAVDEVSMELIPLVEKRVSYLAMVANVATLLGLLGTIQGLVQAFQAVGNADPSQKATLLASGISIALYTTALGLIVAIPMLVAYSILQTRSNKLNDEIDAYSVKIINLLIKQHSERRSGARDSGQEAQS
- a CDS encoding biopolymer transporter ExbD, with translation MARKPSRRRRPNPHGEELDLTAVMNLFMVLIPFLLLSAVFAKTVSIDIVLPTGSAAQAAAPSEPLTVTMKKSGILVGGIGRAIPFLERKSGKYDFETLNKRLFELKRQHPAKEDIVLLFPKDAAYNDVIRLMDSTREIIVKEGGVSSRKPLFPVVSVGEHGE